A genome region from Chlorobaculum tepidum TLS includes the following:
- the metX gene encoding homoserine O-acetyltransferase MetX, which produces MTRMDHRSIISDTTQYFESNEPLQLELGGELPGVRVAYRTWGTLNAEKSNVILVCHALTGNADADSWWCGMFGEGRAFDETRDFIVCSNVLGSCYGTTGPMSVNPLSGRHYGPDFPRITIRDMVNVQRLLLRSLGIDRIRLIVGASLGGMQVLEWGAMYPEMAGALMPMGVSGRHSAWCIAQSEAQRQAIAADAEWQDGWYDPEVQPRKGLAAARMMAMCTYRCFENYQQRFGRKQREDGLFEAESYVRHQGDKLVGRFDANTYITLTRAMDMHDLGRGRDSYEAALGALKMPVEILSIDSDVLYPRQEQEELARLIPGSRLLFLDEPYGHDAFLIDTETVSRMVCEFKRQLIVDN; this is translated from the coding sequence ATGACCCGGATGGACCATAGATCGATCATTTCCGACACTACACAATATTTTGAATCGAACGAGCCGTTACAGCTCGAACTGGGAGGGGAGCTGCCCGGAGTGAGGGTCGCTTACCGTACCTGGGGTACGCTAAACGCAGAGAAAAGCAACGTGATTCTGGTCTGCCACGCGCTGACCGGCAACGCCGACGCCGACAGCTGGTGGTGCGGCATGTTCGGTGAGGGACGGGCGTTCGACGAGACTCGGGACTTCATCGTATGCAGCAACGTGCTTGGAAGCTGCTACGGAACGACCGGGCCGATGTCGGTGAATCCGCTGAGTGGCAGGCACTACGGTCCCGATTTTCCGCGCATTACCATTCGCGACATGGTGAATGTTCAGCGATTATTGCTTCGTTCGCTCGGCATCGACCGGATCCGGCTCATCGTTGGTGCATCGCTTGGCGGGATGCAGGTGCTCGAATGGGGCGCAATGTATCCCGAAATGGCCGGGGCGCTGATGCCGATGGGCGTTTCGGGTCGTCATTCGGCGTGGTGCATCGCGCAGAGCGAGGCGCAGCGGCAGGCTATCGCCGCCGATGCGGAGTGGCAAGATGGCTGGTATGATCCGGAGGTGCAGCCACGCAAAGGACTTGCCGCCGCGCGGATGATGGCGATGTGCACCTACCGCTGCTTCGAGAACTACCAGCAACGCTTTGGCCGCAAGCAGCGCGAGGACGGCTTGTTCGAAGCCGAAAGCTACGTGCGTCACCAGGGCGACAAGCTGGTTGGGCGCTTTGATGCAAACACCTATATCACGCTCACCAGAGCGATGGACATGCACGACCTCGGGCGCGGACGCGACTCCTACGAAGCGGCGCTCGGAGCGCTGAAGATGCCGGTCGAGATTCTCTCCATCGACTCGGACGTGCTCTATCCCAGGCAGGAGCAGGAGGAACTTGCCCGCCTCATTCCCGGCTCACGCCTGCTTTTCCTTGACGAACCCTATGGCCACGACGCCTTTCTTATCGACACCGAGACCGTCAGCCGCATGGTCTGCGAGTTCAAGAGGCAGTTGATAGTTGACAATTGA